The region AAAAAAACTAGAATTATTCAGGGTTTTTTAAGTACAAATAAAAAACGAACAGTCAGAGTGCGTTTAAAAGGCGAGCAAGGGTTTTTAACAATAAAAGGAGAGTCGTCTGTAAACGGATTATCAAGATATGAGTGGGAAAAAGAAATACCAAAAACTGAAGCAAAACAACTTTTAAAACTCTGTAAAAAAGGAGTTATTGATAAAATTAGGCATGAAGTTAAAGTTGGTAGTCATATTTTTGAAGTCGATGAGTTTTTTGGTAAGAATGAAGGTTTAATTCTTGCAGAAATTGAGCTAACCTCAGAAAAAGAATCTTTTTCAATACCCAATTGGTTGGGTAAAGAAGTCACTGGTGACATAAAATATTATAATTCGCAATTAAGTAAACATCCATTTACAAAATGGTAAAAATTATTATTATGAAACGATTAGTATGGATTGTATTAGTCATGTTAATGGCTTGTAAAAATGAAACAAAAGAAGTAACACCTACTTTAGAGGACGTAAAAACGGAAGTAAAACAAACATCTAAACAACTACTAGATTCTTTAAAATCTGAAGGCTTTGAAACTTTTGATTATGTTGATGAAAAAACAAAAGACACTATTATTATGCAACAGTATTTTATTGCTTTTTTAAAAACAGGTCCAATTAGAAATCAAAATGAAGAAGAAGCTACAATTTTACAAAAGCAGCATCGTGCACATTTAGGTAAAATGTATGATTTAGGTTATGCAGATATTTCTGGTCCTTTTGGTGATGATGGAGACATTAGAGGAATAACTATTTATAATGTTCCAACATTAAAAATGGCAGATAGTTTAGCCAATTCAGACCCAATGGTTAAAGCTGGTCGTTTGAAAATTGAAGTGCATCCATGGTGGGCAGCTAAAGGATATAGTTTACGATAACAAAAAAGCCT is a window of Olleya sp. YS DNA encoding:
- a CDS encoding CYTH domain-containing protein, giving the protein MIEIERKFLVTSNAFKTEAYKKTRIIQGFLSTNKKRTVRVRLKGEQGFLTIKGESSVNGLSRYEWEKEIPKTEAKQLLKLCKKGVIDKIRHEVKVGSHIFEVDEFFGKNEGLILAEIELTSEKESFSIPNWLGKEVTGDIKYYNSQLSKHPFTKW